The genomic stretch GTTACCTGGATGGTGTTGCATTACAACTATATTGCCGTGTGGAGCTGTGCAGAtaaatgtacaatttttttattaaaagtatCGTATATGGATTCAAAACAGGATAAGCTCAGCCTTATTACTCTTGGGCCAAagcacagtgtaatctggagtcATGCTGAAATCAGAAAAGGGAGAAGATGAAAGCTGCTTTCCAAATGAAGGTGGTtaaaaacactccactgaaacatgtacagaaaataaaatactatgGATTTGATGATTGAGATGTATTAGTGACAGTGCCAGTAAATTAACTCATTAAATAATCCATAAATGAAACAGCTTGTAGTACAGTACTGTATAATCAAAAATCTCTATACCTGACATCCTGTGCTATGAGTTCTCAAAAATATAAGATCTAGATAAAAAAGTTGCTTCTGAATGTCTCAAGCTTGTAAAAATGGGTAAAAACATTTACCATTAACATTTTAATGGTGTCAGTGTTATCGATTATGAAATAGATCACATGCACTGGGTACTGGGTTAATGTTAGAGATAATACTCTAAAGTGTATGTGGGAAATATGAACCATCTGATGCGTAAGTGAACAGTATCTGGCATCTTGTACAGTGTACTGTTGAGAACGGCTGGATGAAAACCTCCTTGTCTCTTTCATTGCTGTTCCAgcaacactgcacacacacacaatgagcatAACAAAAACATCTGAGCTATTAAACAGGGAAATGAAGGGGTGTATACAAAAGGATGTGTGATTCATGAGTTTATGTTCTTGGTTAATTGCTAATAATTATCTTGACAATTACTGCATCACTAAGTGGTTGAGCATGACAAGATTGACAAGATCATTTTCACAGTGTGATTAAAACAAACTATTGAAGCcaaatttatttcagtgttaACACAAACAATTTTTCACTGTACATGCTTGTATATAAATACGCAATGACAAATCCACTGCATACAAACAACGAttagttttaaataaacaaccCACTAAAATACCCAAAATGTGTTTAGATACCAATGAATAAGTGTTTGAAAAAGAAgcaaaggaaaaagaagaagaatcagaGACTGCCAACCATCTGGTACCAAGCTTAAAGGGGGAAAGGCTCTACGATTAGGATACTCCAATGTAGTGGATATTGTCTTACAGGAAGAACAGGTCTAACTGGCGTCAGTATGGAGGAACTGCCACGACTATAGGACCGCTGTGCTTCCTGGAGCTCGTGTGCAGAGTCCATATGAAATGCAAACCAGTGGATGTTCAGTTTTCAGGCTGTGCCCAAATATTCTGTAACTGcagcttcattcattttaagTAGCGGATACAAGAAAAATGCCTTCAcataaagggggaaaaaaaggggaaTGCAGTCACAGGTCCAAAGGGCACCAAAGTCTTTCAACAAGACAGAGTATTTACAGGGAGTGGTGCAAGTGCAATTACTGTCGGCTCTTCAGAGACTCCACCAACCTGTACAGAGAAATGCAAACATAATTTACTACTCAGCaaccatttatttaaaaaaaaaaagaaaacaccctCTTAGGAGGGCCGTACCATTCCATGGCCTCGTCCAGGCCTGTCCCTTTGGTGGCCGATGTTTTGAAGATCTGCCACTTTCTGTCCTTGAGTGCAGGTAACCCCAGCGAGTTGGCCACCTCAGTGGGTGTCATGGCTTGCTCCATGTCCTGTTTGTTAGCAAAGACAACTAAGATGGCTTTCTTCAGTTCTTCCTCCtgcaggaaaagaaaacattaatgaCATCATACCTACATGAGGCAATATGATCCACATGTATGACATGACCAGATATTTCATCTACCTCCAGCATAGCCACCAGCTCAGACTTTGAGATACCCATCCTGTCACGGTCACTGCTGTCCACAACGTAGATCACAGCGTCTGTGTTGGAGTAATAGCAGCGCCAGTATGGCCTGGGAAACACAAACATCAAGTATGAAAGCATCTATTCCAATTCTAATTCCAGCTCCCTGATACCAATACACAAACTACTCTTGTCTTGATGTTAACCATGTCAAGCCACTCTAATCTGCTAAATTACTGCTGCAAAGTTATGTGAAACATCCCAAGTGCTTTGTTCACATGCAAGAGGTCAATTTAGCTGTCAAGTAACATGCTGAGAACGTGAAATACTCTTCTAGCAATTAAaatcataaatataataataaataataaaaaaaaacatgaaatatttaGATTAAACCATTAAAGAAGGTTTAATTTTTAGCAAGGGTTTCAATGTGTCAGGCCTTGCTGATTAGGGAAACACTACAGAAAGAACTAAAAATCCTTTCAGAACTCTTTTCtagatgtgtgtgcgtgtgtataggCAGAAAATAAAGATGGGAATGTCTAAAGACAACTGATATACAACCTGTGTGTCCAGGGTCTACATTCCTTTGCTGAaagaatttcattttaaataagaattttaaacttttatacttttttagTATGAGTTCATGGgatcaaaaaaaaatctatttatgtatctgtctgtctgtctgtctgttccagGATCTGCAGTTTAAGGCTATTATCAGTCCCTAAACATATACTCATATGTAAGAAAGGCTGTTTACTAGAACAGCAATGACATAACTGAACAGAGTGAAAGTGTGCTTCTTACCTGATGCTCGTCTGTCCACCAAGATCCCACACTTGGAACTTCAGGTTCTTGTAAGTCACAGTTTCAACGTTGAACCCAATAGCTGTGTTAGGAAAGTGAAGTTTAAGTTATATGAGCACACTTCCTGATCAGTTAATGATCTACAgcagtgtccagtcttatccacaaagagtgtgtctgtgtaggttttcattccagtcaagcAGGAGCTAAACCTGATTCCTCCTGTCTAATCAATACATCTTagctttcaatagactcaggcGTAGCACCTACTAGGCTATAATTaaagcctgcacccacatcAGATCTTTCTGAACAAGACAGAACATCCCTGAATAATTGCTCAGCTCATAATTATTGATTGTTCTCTGTGTTACAATAACGTACTAGGGATGGTAGTCACAACTTCTCCAACTTGCAGCCTGTAGAGGATTGTAGTCTTTCCAGCACCGTCCAAACCCAAGATCAGAATCCTCATCTCTCTTGTGCCGAAGAGTCCCGAAAACAAGCTGGAGAAGAAACCCCCTGCATGCAAACAAACCACAATTACAGACGTTTTGTTCGTTAAAAGCTCTTTCTGAAGGTGACAATGACTATCATCCACTGCCTGACTTTTTCCTTATGTTCAGCCCTTTCTTCCAAACAAAGCCTtagttataaaatataaagcgtagtttattttgtgtttttttcccttcacttGAAGTCGGTGAGTATGTGgtctaattttattttcatttaagccaattagaaaaataacaaatattagGCCTTTCTTCACCACTCGAGCTGTTTAGCCATTACACAGTGATGATGTGCAAACAGAACCAGCAAACAAATGATTCAGTAAACGATTCCCGAACAGACTCAAATGACTCACTCAAAAAGATTCAAAATACCTTGATTAAACGCTAAAGCTTTTTATTCACTCGTCTCAGCGTGTTATAATGATAAACCACGCcacaaattaaacaaatgaaaagcCATTCAAGCTTCACACATCAACCAGGGTGCTAACTAACTACCTACACTACAAGagttacatgtaactagttagATTAACTGGGTTAAGTCCCAAATTGCTCAATATTTTCTATATCAGGTGACTTTACCGGGTGAAAAATAATGGCTCATACACCCTAGCTAGCACACTATGCTTCTAACAGGGAGCGGTTTGATATTCTCGCAAGCAGTGAGAGATGATTGAGAGCAAAATAGGACAATTTAATGTGACTTATTAATTAAAGATAATGAATGATTAAAAACCTCGTAATCATTAATCATGTGTAAGAGCTGACAGTAATGGAGATAGCCACAGCACCGGGATAGGTCTGTTAGCCTGCCAATAGCATCAGCGCTACATACAAATGATGATGTTTTTCCTACTCTAAATCAAATTAACACACAATCGCCGAATACACCGTAGCTACAACGACATTtgtaaagaaaagcaaaataaaacataccCATTTTTAACCTAAACACCCCGGGCTCTCTGAAGAGAAGAGATCAGCAGCCTCAGCCTTCGTGTTGAGCGTTTCCGTCTTCGAAGTTCCTAATGACGTGTCAATGAAGGATGTGTACGTACGCGCAGCAGATTCGCCGATCTTTATACCAATCACTTCCCGGTAGTCTTCAGACACATGATATATAAATCAAATCGAGTGTAACTTGCTGTCTAcgttttacacatttttttttttagcgtgGAGTCAAGTCTTTTATCCACGTTCGTAGATTCGTCactcgttaaaaaaaaaaaaaaaagtaattctaGGTGAATGTTTTGTAATGCGCTGCAACCAACAAAAATATGCTCAATTAATTACAGCTTACTGTAACTTGTTTTCTAGAGATTTAATGTCAaagttaatttaataataataataataataataataataataatacactttaTGAATACAATGTCCCGTTCATTCTTCATGAAAATGCTATGAAATGGCGCCCTCAAGTGGCTAATGCTTATTCATATTTTCTATAGGCTACTCATCTACATCACAAAGTGAATGATTGTGGTTCGGACAgtatattaattaattcatttaatttaatttaaaataattttataatttcatTAATGTCTGAATCGGTTTAACAATAAATCATTTTCCACAAGTCATCTGTTACAGGTTCTGAATAATGGCttgttgtgttcatcaaaccattcctgaacattttttgctttgtgtcatggtgcattatcctgctgaaagaggccacagccatcagggaataccgtttccatgaaagggtggtacgtgtcaaagtaacatccacatggatggcaggacccaaggtttcccagcagaacattgcccaaagcatgacactccccaggtaagtgatgtgtatgcacccggccatccacgtaatgcaaaagaaaacgtgatttatcagaccaggccaccttcctcctgtgctctgtggtccagttctttTGCTCACTTGCCCATTGTAGgcactttcggtggtgcacaagggacagcatgggcaccctgactggtctgtggctatgcatccccatatgcaacaaactgtgatacactgtgtattctagcatttttctatcagaacaagcattaacttcttcagtaatttgagcaacagtagctcgtcttttggatcagatcacacgggcccaCCTTTGCTCtacacatgcatcaatgagccttggccgcctatgagtctgtcactggttcaccactgttccttccttggaccacttttgatagatactgaccactgcagaccgggaacaccccacaagagctgcagttttggagatgctctgatccagtcgtctagccataacaatttggcccttgtcaaactcgctcaaatccttactcttgcccatttttcctgcttctaacacatcaactttgaggacaaaatgttcacttgctgctatgtgtgtgtgtgtgtgtgtgcatatagtGACTACTTTAAGCGTGTCTCTAATATGATCTGTCACATGCATAATCCCTACACAAGCTAATCTGTGTCTGTGATTTACTGTGAAacaacatttctggcatttggcagacacccttatccagagtgacttacattttatacaactgaattattgagggttaagagccttgcagcagtggcagtttggtggacctgggattataactcacaaccttctggtcaggagttcaacaccttaaccactaagctatcatACTGATACTAACGCTACTGATTAGGGTTAAAAAGTTGAAATTAGTCATTTGTAATTACTGCAATTTCCTGTAATTTCAAAGACAAGGTTTATAATAGACCCTAtttaaattgctttttttttttaaattggacAACCAATCACAGTCTTTAAAAGAATGTGTCAGACCTACCTCCTctttaagataaaatatttcagACTTTTCTTTGCTTAGAGTTGCTCTGAGATTAGTCCTGAATCAGTCTTAAGATAAGATTCCTAGTTCAGAAATTTATAAGCTAAATTAGGAGCTCTATGAGAtgatttttttaagctttatGAATACAGGCCTTGATGGTCATCAGTTAATTCTGATGAACTTTATTGATTCCTGAGGAGAAATCTGACAGCACTGTACTGAGCATGTGCACTATACAGGGTTTTTACTGCATTGTCTGGTGTATTGATGATATCATGCTGTGTTCCTTAGTTCCTGTAGTATACAGCAGGGAGGTACGGTCAGGGGACCatcatgaaagtaaaaaaaaaaaaaatgactacattaaataaatattaatatttatctaCTGATCATTTCAATCATTATAGTAGTCAAAATCACCAAATCTGCATGAGGCAGAGACGGGTTTAGCCTCATGAAATACCTCAAAAACTAGATTGAGAGCATGTAATGGGCACGTGCCTGTTGCTATCTCTTTGTATGTCACCAATATAATGTTTGTAGAAACTTTTATTATATGTCATCACTTTCCATAGTCTAGTTTATGTATTTCATGTATGTGTAGAACATATTTACTCTTGCTGATCTGACATAAAACTGCACTGAAGAAACACGAGGTGAAGTAGCCAGTACCTCTGCCTCACTAAAGGGGGCGTGCGCGAGCTCACGGCCTTATGCTTGTTCTGCTGTTGCTCTTCTCAAACTAGCTATAAAaatcttttatatcttttaatcttttatttttaaaaaaaataaataaataaaaaaaataatcatatttgCTCTGACAGCAAAAATGATTAATCCTAGGCATATTTGACTTTTTTACACCTTAAAACTTCTAACTCTATCAGCAGATAATTTGTACTGTTTTATAGAaattaatacttaaaataagcaaaataatCCACCAATAAATCAAGAAAAGCATGGAAACAGCAAAATATGCCTAGAAATAGATTCAATAAtcttatttttagtttattgcactcatataataagaaataatagatAATAGATTCAGGATATTTTATAACTTGCAAAGACGTGACTTTTTGCAGTGATACCGtgaagatttacatttacaaaaacagTTGAGTCTTCTTCCTGCTTCGGGGGATTCTGTAGATTTATATCTAAGAACAgctgctgtaataaaaaaaagaccgTCCTGTGCAAATCCAGGATTCTTAGTTCATGATGTATTTCTTTGGATGAGCATAAAGCAGAGGGAAAAAAGCAAGCAGGGAGAAAAGCAGTACAACAAAAGATCTCTTTACTGTCTTTCTATGAGCTACACGTGCTGTCAAACAATACAATAATTCAGTGTGATTGCTGGATATGTTTCTGTGGCACAGAGTGAATCTTCTTCTTGATTCTTGGCGCACCTCAAGTGCTCGAGGGTTTACCTCAGCCTGCCTCCAACCTTGCCCTTGCCACGACCTTTGGCACTGCACAAGGGGAAAAAGTTTAAAAGCAGTAATTACTTATCTTCTCTGTATTTTTAATTGTACCTAATTACTGCAACAACTGACCCTGATTGAGGAAGACACTTAAATTgatttataatattttcatgAATAGTTTGTTTGCCCTATCCACCCCCCCCCAGTCAGAAAGATAAATGATCTACCTATAACTGCACAGCCCACAACacaatatccacatttttatttatttatcagatttAAGATCTTTGTAGATAgtcaggaatttttttttataaatggtGGAAATAAAGTATAAGACATTTGTGATTAGTCGCCACCCACAACAGTAActcaaaacaaaattaataattcTACAtgcaacagaacacacactttgtgtcacacagaaaacacaacaactctGCGTCATTATGTCTTTAAATGAACCGTTTCTAagccatttatttaattttcttagAAAAGTAGATTAGTGGCTTACTTTAAACTTACCGTTTCACCTGAAGCTCCTCACCTCTGGCCAAACAACAAATCCACACGTCTAGACTTTTTTTAATgactataatttattatttacaccgGTGTTAAAGTTCTGTAGAAGTATAATAGGGTAAAATTTTATGAGCTACTCGGCTTAATACGTGCCGAGACGGCCATTCGAAATATTTGAGAGAGGGCAGTAATGCAGGGAGTGAAGGAGCCACTGAACTGGTCCTATTAGGATTATGTTTAAAAATCCTaaagtttttttccctttaatgcCAGATTGATTTGGGGATTGAGCTGGATCACATGCTCCGAGCTCGCTCCTCTGGGCATTTAGTGGTATCCAAGGGTGTGGGCCAATCGACTTGGCAGTCCTGAGTGTTCATGTTCAATTCACTTGTCAATATAAATTTAGTTGAAAAGCTGTGATAAAAGCATTGATATGCACAACACAGCGCTATTGACCAGCTCATTTCTGAATGACATGAACGTCAGGCCCACAGCCCTTTGACCACCAGGGGAAAAGTGACCAGTGTGGCTCAGCAGACTTACCTCTGGTGATCCTTAACTCGAGCCAGAAGCTGAGTGATCTGTAAGGGACACATATGGAAGCCTCACTGAGCACAAAAAGACAGTACGACATATCGCAGAGCGCAGCATGGAGGGAACCTGTGGATCTGAAGACGTCCGAACGTGCGCGAGAAGCCGCCCCCTGACCGAACCCTACAATTCACACCTGCCTTTCACCTGCAGCCACAAGCAAGCGAGCGAGCCTCCAGACCCGAGATAAGAAGTCTGACCAAAGTTACTGACAGCAGGCTATACAAGAGTGAGGTCATCGTCCTCACAACCAACTACTTACAACTTTTGCTGTTCATTGATTCGGGCCTGGAGAAGAGTCATCTGCAAGCAAGTAACAATTTTAGACAGGCACGCCAATGACGCCTGTGTGCAAAATGGAATCGTCCCTCCAGCTATTTGACTGGTGGTACCTCAGTATCTGTTAATCTCTTTTCACATTATAATTGACACAAACATATACGAGTAATGCAAAATGATACAGAAGTTGTAAAATCCATGTGTTCAAATGCATATGAAGTTGATGAAGCACTTACATCGTATTTCTGTCTCTTAAGTTTCTCGCTGAGGTCGAACTTCTCAGCCTCCAGCTCCATCATCCACTGCCACAACTCGTTGGCCTTCTCTCTGCGGAATCAAGTAACACactcagacatcagacattttcaaaaCCTGATCTAAGAGCTCAACGCGCCACTGAGCGAATCTCTCCCTGTGCCAGAGGGAGTCAGAGGGCAATGGCTCACTTCAATTTATCCTCAGACAGATGGTCGATGTTGAGTGGCTTCCTCCTTTCAGCCAGgatctttctcttcttctccctctcaGTCTGTTTCTTTGCCCCTTTACGACCCTCCATCTGTCAGGAAGACACGTCAGGATAAGATACGCAAGCTGCTTCAGAGTGAAAAGCTCTGACATCAATTTAATATCAAAAGCATTAGATGTTGCAAGGGCCAAGTACAGAAAcgtgataaaaataataaagatataatCGACTGAGCCATATGCAGACATAAAAGGGAGTCTTTTTGTTTCCTAGTTCATCATTTTTTCCATTAGGTATTCCAAGTAAACAGTTTCTCTCAGTCTCCATAATTCAGTATCTATCAGTGTATACAAACCTTTAAATAATGATGATTGGGACGAATGTGAGACAAGATGTAAGCACTACACATTCATACAGCAGAATCAGCAACACCGTACACAGCATTTAGCCCTAAAATAATACTAGTGATTTTAAGCATCTCTCTATAATTCATCACTTCTGTAGTTCTGACCTTCTGCTGTATTCCACCATACTGGTGTGTCATGTTGGTGAgagccttcttcttcttggcaTCCTCATCCTGCTTCTTCCTCTGTTCTTCCTGctctcttctttccttctcctcctATAAATTATAAAAGTCAATAGATTTATGCTTTCATAAGTGGATCTCCATATCCACTTTTTCTCTCCAAGCCTCCTGAAAAGTAAGGCAGATGTGATTGGCTGGAGGAGGTGTCACTCACCTGCAGACGGGCCtgcctttccttttccttctctgCTCGGATCCTGTGTTGTTCCGCTCTCTCGGTACGGCGCTTATCCTGCACACAGTTTCAGTTCAAATAAGTAGGTTGTTTCTAGACAGTCCCGCTAGATGGGGAAGGAAGTGTCCGTACTTACAATCCTGTTGACCAGAGCAATGAGCTCCTCCTCATCCTTCTTCCTCTGGATAAAGTGAGCCTCGATCAGGGACTGCAGTTCTGCAAAATCCTTTTCTTGACGCTTTCTGTGAATGTcctgttgcacacacacacacacacacacacacagcattaacTTAACTCTCTATTAATTAAACCTAACATTTTACCAATTAGGGCTGTGGTTTCTTAAAGTGGAGCAtctgtgattttttaaatttagacACAGCTACCTatctttattaaatttattatatttgtttatgaGTTGTTATGGTTTACTTAAATTAGATGGATTTAATCCAAACCTATCCTTGGACCTAACTTGTTCTGCAGAATAAGTTCAGAAAACAACCCAGTGTctctaataaatatataacattattGTACaagtttaaattatttttcttttacatcctTGACTATAAAAAGTTTGAAATGTGAATtacattgttattttttatttttatttttatttttttaatcatttgagCTTTTGGCCACTGCAAATAGCCagtaatcactctttacagccatGAGCAGAAACGTATATTAAAACACAAATCACTTTAAACATTTAGGTTCCATTCCCTCCAGCCAATAACTGTACATGTAGGTCATGAGTTTTCAATAGTTAATCTTCCcgtacacactatactctatagATTGCTATTTTGGATTATTCAAGTATAATAGACTTACATCAAAGTCCACTTTTTCTCCCTCTGGAATCTTTGGAGCTGTAATATTTTGCATGAATGTCCTATAAAAAGTTTGGATTTTTAATTTCTATAAATGGTTTACAGAATATATCAAAATTGCAATagttgaaaaataaaacaagtctTACTTCGGCTTTGGTTTCATCTCATCTAAAACGAGCAATGACATTAAGCATTACTATTAACATTAGCACATTAGAATAGTTTTCATTAACcactatataatattaaaatgattaaaatcaacaataaaagaaaattagTTGGCTTGTGAACTGAAACATGAAAATGTTAAGCTTAGTCTTGAGCTATTAAAttaatgttgtgttatatcTGACAAAAGTAAGAGCtaataaaggaagaaaaaaaaaaaacagaattaccTGTGACCTCCTCCTCAGCCGGGGCTAATGTTTAcaagaaaaatattaatttagacATATAATATGCATTTcacaaaattacaaaaactaaaataaaaacaatttcacagttttaaaaaaaggtgtTACTTTTGGACCCAGTGATAACCCAATGTTCTGACTGGAGATGTTCTGATAGAAgaacactataataaacactgtgtattTTGGGATGCAAAATGTCTGCCCAAACAATTGCTGTGCATCCTTGACCTACATGCAAGAGCCCAGCATGCCTCAGTGATACAGTCAGCATATGTTATATAACATCTTCAGCTACTAATCCTGAAACATCTTCTAAGTgtggttgtttgtgttgtgtctACGATTTATACGGATATTCCAGAACAAGCAGCTGAATATTACAACTGTATTTCAATGGATATGTATGAAAGATATTTGAAACATATAAAGTTATAAAGTTTTATCGGCTCTGTATTTTAAATCTATATAACATGAGGTCATTCATACCATTCACGATAATGCTGTATAATAGTTCActtgtgtgtgacaggtgataaCACTCACACAATGCACTACTACAACTATTAACACTATTTTCTAGATTCACAAGGTActcatatttattatctactgtactgtaatgtaaatactcatctaaatatggttaaatccacaactgtgtttcatatctctATGCCTACATTTaacttattgtattctatatttaaggcttttcttctttttgtttcttcttttttgtgtacatgtgtataaaataaataa from Hemibagrus wyckioides isolate EC202008001 linkage group LG19, SWU_Hwy_1.0, whole genome shotgun sequence encodes the following:
- the arl1 gene encoding ADP-ribosylation factor-like protein 1, with product MGGFFSSLFSGLFGTREMRILILGLDGAGKTTILYRLQVGEVVTTIPTIGFNVETVTYKNLKFQVWDLGGQTSIRPYWRCYYSNTDAVIYVVDSSDRDRMGISKSELVAMLEEEELKKAILVVFANKQDMEQAMTPTEVANSLGLPALKDRKWQIFKTSATKGTGLDEAMEWLVESLKSRQ
- the tnnt2e gene encoding troponin T2e, cardiac isoform X1, with translation MKPKPKTFMQNITAPKIPEGEKVDFDDIHRKRQEKDFAELQSLIEAHFIQRKKDEEELIALVNRIDKRRTERAEQHRIRAEKEKERQARLQEEKERREQEEQRKKQDEDAKKKKALTNMTHQYGGIQQKMEGRKGAKKQTEREKKRKILAERRKPLNIDHLSEDKLKEKANELWQWMMELEAEKFDLSEKLKRQKYDCQRSWQGQGWRQAEVNPRALEVRQESRRRFTLCHRNISSNHTELLYCLTARVAHRKTVKRSFVVLLFSLLAFFPLLYAHPKKYIMN
- the tnnt2e gene encoding troponin T2e, cardiac isoform X5; this encodes MADTEEVMEEEVLEEAPAEEEVTDEMKPKPKTFMQNITAPKIPEGEKVDFDDIHRKRQEKDFAELQSLIEAHFIQRKKDEEELIALVNRIDKRRTERAEQHRIRAEKEKERQARLQEEKERREQEEQRKKQDEDAKKKKALTNMTHQYGGIQQKMEGRKGAKKQTEREKKRKILAERRKPLNIDHLSEDKLKEKANELWQWMMELEAEKFDLSEKLKRQKYDMTLLQARINEQQKFAKGRGKGKVGGRLR
- the tnnt2e gene encoding troponin T2e, cardiac isoform X3 codes for the protein MKPKPKTFMQNITAPKIPEGEKVDFDDIHRKRQEKDFAELQSLIEAHFIQRKKDEEELIALVNRIDKRRTERAEQHRIRAEKEKERQARLQEEKERREQEEQRKKQDEDAKKKKALTNMTHQYGGIQQKMEGRKGAKKQTEREKKRKILAERRKPLNIDHLSEDKLKEKANELWQWMMELEAEKFDLSEKLKRQKYDITQLLARVKDHQSAKGRGKGKVGGRLR
- the tnnt2e gene encoding troponin T2e, cardiac isoform X4; translated protein: MADTEEVMEEEVLEEVEEEIIEEVPPPEVEEPEAEVEEPEAEVEAPAEEEVTDEMKPKPKTFMQNITAPKIPEGEKVDFDDIHRKRQEKDFAELQSLIEAHFIQRKKDEEELIALVNRIDKRRTERAEQHRIRAEKEKERQARLQEEKERREQEEQRKKQDEDAKKKKALTNMTHQYGGIQQKMEGRKGAKKQTEREKKRKILAERRKPLNIDHLSEDKLKEKANELWQWMMELEAEKFDLSEKLKRQKYDITQLLARVKDHQSAKGRGKGKVGGRLR
- the tnnt2e gene encoding troponin T2e, cardiac isoform X2, with the translated sequence MKPKPKTFMQNITAPKIPEGEKVDFDDIHRKRQEKDFAELQSLIEAHFIQRKKDEEELIALVNRIDKRRTERAEQHRIRAEKEKERQARLQEEKERREQEEQRKKQDEDAKKKKALTNMTHQYGGIQQKMEGRKGAKKQTEREKKRKILAERRKPLNIDHLSEDKLKEKANELWQWMMELEAEKFDLSEKLKRQKYDMTLLQARINEQQKFAKGRGKGKVGGRLR